A section of the Chlamydiota bacterium genome encodes:
- a CDS encoding polysaccharide deacetylase family protein: MNRRASPILLYHGAEESGDAIRDPLYSLPPARIRAQIAALREAGFRSVTLGEFLARGGYCAGGCVITIDDGLLSAATVLFPALAGADLTAVIFPVAGMVGRKGWVDWTALAEMRQAGFEVGSHGMTHASLAAASAREELAASKRRIEDRLGAPVQYLALPGGYRSRATASYAAEAGYTAICGSRFGYNKVPAEPMDLKRICLKRGDGPEAAAVFAAGRPGRIAGRFMRERGKEIGRAILGPRIYAALRGRLVPEGACRSLPRFPQDT, from the coding sequence ATGAATAGGCGCGCCAGTCCCATACTGCTCTACCATGGCGCCGAGGAGAGCGGCGACGCCATCCGCGACCCGCTTTACTCCCTCCCCCCCGCGCGTATCCGCGCGCAGATCGCCGCACTCCGGGAGGCCGGGTTCCGTTCCGTGACGCTCGGCGAATTCCTCGCCCGCGGCGGATACTGCGCCGGCGGCTGCGTGATCACCATCGACGACGGGCTCCTGAGCGCCGCCACGGTTCTCTTCCCGGCGCTTGCGGGAGCGGATCTCACGGCTGTCATCTTCCCGGTGGCGGGGATGGTCGGCCGCAAGGGATGGGTGGACTGGACCGCGCTCGCCGAGATGCGGCAGGCCGGATTCGAGGTGGGGTCGCACGGGATGACGCACGCCAGCCTGGCCGCCGCCTCGGCCCGCGAGGAACTCGCCGCGTCGAAACGGCGCATCGAGGACCGCCTCGGCGCGCCGGTGCAGTACCTCGCCCTGCCCGGGGGGTACCGGAGCCGCGCGACGGCGTCGTACGCCGCGGAGGCCGGCTACACGGCGATCTGCGGCTCCCGCTTCGGCTACAACAAGGTCCCCGCGGAGCCGATGGATCTGAAAAGGATCTGCCTGAAACGCGGGGACGGCCCCGAGGCTGCGGCGGTCTTCGCGGCGGGCAGACCAGGCAGGATCGCGGGGCGTTTCATGCGGGAACGGGGGAAGGAGATCGGCCGGGCGATCCTCGGCCCCAGGATCTACGCTGCGCTGCGCGGGCGGCTCGTCCCCGAGGGCGCCTGCCGGTCGCTGCCGCGCTTCCCCCAAGACACGTGA
- a CDS encoding RidA family protein, with the protein MTHTIVGTDKAPRPSGPYSQAVRVGNLLFISGQIPLDPRSGEVVAGGIDIQARRALENLGAILHAQGLDYPSVVKTTVFLRRMEEFKEFNEIYARYFASGPPARSCIEVSRLPGGVDVEIEAVAAY; encoded by the coding sequence ATGACGCACACGATCGTCGGCACGGACAAGGCGCCGCGTCCGTCGGGGCCGTATTCCCAGGCGGTGCGCGTCGGCAACCTGCTCTTCATCTCCGGACAGATCCCCCTCGATCCCCGGAGCGGGGAGGTCGTGGCCGGGGGGATCGATATCCAGGCCAGGAGGGCGCTCGAGAATCTGGGGGCGATCCTCCACGCGCAGGGGCTCGATTACCCGTCGGTCGTCAAGACGACCGTCTTTCTCAGGAGGATGGAGGAGTTCAAGGAGTTCAACGAGATCTACGCGCGCTACTTCGCCTCCGGCCCTCCCGCACGATCGTGCATCGAGGTGTCGCGCCTTCCCGGGGGGGTCGACGTGGAGATCGAGGCGGTCGCCGCCTACTGA
- a CDS encoding sugar transferase, with protein sequence MLPLRSIVGAAVVIDATLIVLADLLSFSLRYGIDVREENFKAYWRIAVFVVLLRLICLYVFGLYEKPKYKTVFENVTNIAKAMTVSTLFIIAVAYFSQSFAYPRTVILISWLLTAAFITGWRLLVRRAINILVGHNYFVSHLLIVGTDRSALRLMLQMTRRAGIKTELVGYIATDGNEPEVDREMILGTVEDLPSIISSRPVDEAVISSPDLPRERVAEIFSYFINTDIIFKTVPDLYEAVVGRVAATAAAKNIPLIELTFARYGRGWYHGFKRVLDIAFSLAVIAVAGPLLMLPIALIVRLTSRGPILHMQERAGLHCRPFTMLKFRTMTVDSEKNTGPVWAAPDDARVNGFGRFLRRTHLDELPQFFNVLKGEMSIVGPRPERPHFVRSLIRCMPFYTERLEVKPGITGWSQVNLQYASTIESNAEKLVSDLYYIENMSLLLDLWIMLRTIVVMLGGRGI encoded by the coding sequence GTGCTTCCCCTGAGATCCATCGTGGGCGCCGCGGTGGTGATCGACGCCACCCTGATCGTCCTCGCCGATCTTCTCTCCTTCTCCTTGCGCTACGGCATCGACGTGCGCGAGGAGAACTTCAAGGCCTACTGGCGGATCGCGGTGTTCGTGGTGCTGCTCCGCCTGATCTGCCTCTACGTCTTCGGCCTGTACGAGAAGCCCAAGTACAAAACCGTTTTCGAGAATGTCACGAACATCGCGAAGGCGATGACGGTGAGCACCCTGTTCATCATCGCCGTCGCCTATTTCTCCCAGTCGTTCGCCTACCCGCGCACGGTCATCCTCATATCCTGGCTGCTCACCGCCGCGTTCATCACCGGCTGGCGGCTGCTGGTCCGGCGCGCGATCAATATCCTGGTGGGCCACAACTACTTCGTCTCCCACCTCCTCATCGTCGGCACCGACCGGAGCGCCCTGCGGCTGATGCTCCAGATGACCCGCCGGGCGGGGATCAAGACCGAACTCGTCGGCTACATCGCCACCGACGGGAACGAACCGGAGGTCGACCGGGAGATGATCCTGGGGACGGTGGAGGACCTCCCCTCGATCATATCCAGCCGGCCGGTGGACGAGGCGGTCATCTCGTCGCCGGACCTTCCGCGCGAGCGGGTGGCGGAGATATTCTCCTACTTCATCAACACCGACATCATATTCAAAACGGTCCCCGACCTGTACGAGGCGGTGGTCGGCAGGGTGGCCGCGACCGCCGCCGCGAAAAACATCCCGCTCATCGAACTCACCTTCGCGCGCTATGGGCGCGGCTGGTACCACGGCTTCAAGCGGGTGCTCGACATCGCCTTCTCGCTCGCCGTGATCGCCGTCGCCGGTCCGCTGCTGATGCTGCCGATCGCCCTGATCGTACGCCTCACCTCGCGAGGCCCGATCCTGCACATGCAGGAGCGCGCGGGACTCCACTGCCGGCCGTTCACGATGCTCAAGTTCCGCACGATGACCGTCGACTCCGAGAAGAACACCGGCCCGGTCTGGGCCGCGCCCGACGACGCCCGCGTGAACGGTTTCGGACGGTTCCTCCGCCGGACGCACCTCGACGAGCTTCCGCAGTTCTTCAACGTGCTGAAGGGGGAGATGAGCATCGTGGGGCCGCGGCCGGAGCGCCCGCACTTCGTGCGCTCGCTCATCCGGTGCATGCCGTTCTACACCGAACGCCTCGAGGTGAAGCCGGGCATCACCGGCTGGTCGCAGGTGAATCTGCAGTACGCATCGACCATCGAATCCAACGCCGAGAAGCTCGTGAGCGACCTCTACTACATAGAGAACATGTCGCTCCTGCTCGATCTCTGGATCATGCTCAGGACGATCGTCGTGATGCTCGGCGGGCGCGGCATCTGA
- a CDS encoding polysaccharide export protein, with translation MRARLVSLIICTGVLCSAMCLGQTPGEQAARRNELEQKYPDIKFNWPKTPGAGEAEGGEAVPVDPSVSTPDLEETASTALYQDASEIAQEEVLMRQKQRRAYMLGPGDVISINVRDHPEFSSYGVRVGYAGEVILPLTNEVVYAEGLTVEEVRLAIEEKLKAYIERPFVSVFITEFNSKKFYVLGEIGAGIYPIGATNISLMEAMYAAGLPSEGIAAMRRVQIITPHETDPINRWVNVYAILYKGRMEHNITIEPGTIIYVPTTIFTKFSRVIRQVSVTIEDLSKIPNDLASFDSGLIAWDTSWNMNIFPKGIDLHGGNKASRWYDGD, from the coding sequence ATGCGCGCGAGGCTTGTGTCCCTGATCATATGCACCGGTGTTCTCTGTTCGGCAATGTGCCTCGGACAGACGCCCGGCGAACAGGCGGCCCGGAGGAACGAGCTCGAACAGAAATACCCGGACATCAAATTCAACTGGCCCAAGACCCCCGGGGCGGGGGAGGCGGAGGGGGGCGAGGCCGTGCCGGTCGATCCGTCCGTATCGACACCGGACCTTGAGGAAACGGCGTCGACGGCGTTGTATCAGGACGCCTCCGAGATCGCCCAGGAGGAGGTGCTGATGCGCCAGAAGCAGCGCAGGGCCTATATGCTCGGCCCCGGCGATGTCATCAGCATCAACGTCCGCGATCATCCGGAGTTCAGCAGTTACGGCGTGCGGGTCGGCTACGCGGGGGAGGTCATCCTTCCGCTCACGAACGAGGTCGTCTACGCGGAAGGTCTCACCGTGGAGGAGGTGCGGCTGGCGATCGAGGAGAAGCTCAAGGCCTACATCGAGCGCCCCTTCGTGAGCGTCTTCATCACCGAATTCAACAGCAAGAAGTTCTACGTCCTCGGCGAGATCGGAGCGGGGATCTACCCGATCGGAGCCACGAATATCAGCCTGATGGAAGCGATGTACGCCGCCGGGCTCCCCTCGGAAGGGATCGCGGCGATGCGCCGTGTGCAGATCATCACCCCGCACGAGACCGATCCGATCAACCGCTGGGTGAATGTCTACGCCATCCTCTACAAGGGCCGGATGGAGCACAACATCACCATCGAGCCGGGGACCATCATCTACGTGCCCACCACGATCTTCACCAAGTTCTCCAGGGTGATCAGGCAGGTCTCGGTGACGATCGAGGACCTCTCCAAGATACCGAACGACCTCGCCTCGTTCGACTCGGGGCTCATCGCATGGGACACGTCCTGGAACATGAACATATTCCCCAAGGGTATCGATCTGCACGGCGGCAACAAGGCCAGCCGCTGGTATGACGGGGACTAA
- a CDS encoding CpsD/CapB family tyrosine-protein kinase: MPDTFDLGKIKSFFLEKKKSLQEEITTRSYVADPDPTDEGIDSRIVVFSDPSCHVAEQYRTIRTNLLSLSPDKPLQAIQLTSALHSEGKTITSCNLAFALAQEPEKKTILIDSDMRKPAIHKLLGIPKEPGLSEILTKDFDLEHFLQRPIAGGLYAIPAGKGPANPSELLSSSRLRRMVTRLRSEFDYIVFDVSPIIPVTDASVLGKQLDGTLLIVRAGWTQAIDIERAYSLLTEAQAKPIGSVLTCVVSYIPYYLYRYRYIYSHYARPYVYYGP, encoded by the coding sequence ATGCCCGACACATTCGATCTCGGGAAGATCAAGTCGTTCTTCCTTGAGAAGAAGAAGAGTCTCCAGGAGGAGATCACCACCCGGTCGTACGTCGCCGACCCCGACCCGACCGACGAGGGGATCGACTCGCGGATCGTGGTCTTCTCGGACCCGTCCTGCCATGTCGCCGAGCAGTACCGGACCATCCGGACGAATCTCCTCTCGCTCTCCCCCGACAAGCCGCTCCAGGCGATCCAGCTCACCAGCGCGCTGCACTCGGAGGGGAAGACGATCACCAGCTGCAACCTCGCCTTCGCCCTGGCCCAGGAACCGGAAAAGAAGACCATCCTGATCGACTCCGACATGCGGAAGCCCGCGATCCACAAGCTGCTGGGGATCCCGAAGGAGCCGGGCCTCTCGGAGATCCTCACCAAGGACTTCGACCTCGAACATTTTCTCCAGCGTCCGATCGCGGGGGGGCTCTACGCCATCCCCGCGGGCAAGGGGCCCGCGAACCCGTCCGAGCTCCTCTCCTCCTCGCGCCTGAGGAGGATGGTGACGCGCCTCAGGTCGGAGTTCGACTACATCGTCTTCGACGTCTCCCCGATCATCCCGGTGACGGACGCGAGCGTGCTCGGGAAGCAGCTCGACGGGACCCTGCTCATCGTGCGGGCCGGCTGGACGCAGGCGATCGACATCGAACGCGCCTACTCGCTCCTCACGGAGGCGCAGGCCAAGCCGATCGGGTCGGTGCTCACCTGCGTGGTGAGCTATATCCCGTACTACCTCTATCGCTACCGGTACATCTACTCGCACTACGCGCGCCCCTACGTCTACTACGGCCCGTGA
- a CDS encoding glucose-6-phosphate isomerase, producing the protein MRTCGIQIDYTKMMAACIGPEHGIRPAELRGIARRGRTAALSVAAAVRTGGLGFSKLPFAGAVADEVRRVADEIAGEVDTFVVLGIGGSALGAAALHAALAHPFHNLLPREKRNRRPRVFVLDNVDPEFVAGAIDLLDFKKTAVSVVTKSGGTAETLAQCLVFLKEMRRRLGTRLTRRRVVVTTDPERGALRAFALREGYRLFSVPPDVGGRFSVLSPVGLLPAAVSGIDIGALLDGARAAHDACLAPGLAYNPALLLAALQHISCVERGKTIAVMMPYSNALAGVADWFRQLWAESLGKRLDRAGAVVHAGQTPVRALGATDQHSQIQLYMEGPADKVITFLGVRGYRRTVRIPAAPPGDDALDYLGGATMDDLIGAEQRATALALAEAGRPSMTITLDRISPRALGALLYLFQMQTVFAAELRGINAFDQPGVEQGKRLTCAMMGRPGYGALRRGIARSDRRCASRCALSL; encoded by the coding sequence ATGCGCACCTGCGGGATTCAGATCGACTACACGAAGATGATGGCGGCGTGCATCGGTCCCGAGCACGGCATCCGGCCGGCGGAGCTGCGCGGGATCGCGCGCCGCGGCCGGACCGCGGCGCTGTCGGTCGCCGCGGCGGTGCGCACCGGCGGCCTGGGCTTCTCGAAGCTCCCGTTCGCGGGCGCGGTCGCCGACGAGGTGCGGCGCGTCGCCGACGAGATCGCCGGCGAGGTCGACACCTTCGTCGTCCTCGGGATCGGCGGTTCCGCGCTGGGCGCCGCCGCCTTGCACGCCGCACTGGCCCATCCGTTTCACAACCTCCTCCCCCGGGAGAAACGGAACAGGCGTCCCCGCGTCTTCGTCCTCGACAACGTCGACCCCGAGTTCGTCGCGGGGGCGATCGATCTGCTCGACTTCAAGAAGACCGCCGTGAGCGTCGTGACGAAGTCGGGGGGGACCGCCGAGACGCTGGCGCAGTGCCTCGTCTTCCTCAAGGAGATGCGCAGGCGGCTCGGGACGCGCCTGACCCGGCGGCGTGTCGTGGTCACGACGGACCCCGAGCGCGGGGCCCTGCGGGCGTTCGCCCTCCGCGAGGGATACCGGCTCTTCAGCGTGCCGCCGGACGTGGGCGGGAGGTTCTCGGTGCTGAGCCCGGTCGGCCTTCTCCCCGCCGCGGTCTCCGGGATCGACATCGGGGCCCTCCTCGACGGCGCGCGCGCCGCGCACGATGCCTGTCTCGCCCCGGGGCTCGCCTACAACCCCGCTCTCCTCCTCGCCGCGCTCCAGCATATCTCCTGCGTCGAGCGGGGGAAGACGATCGCCGTGATGATGCCGTACAGCAACGCCCTGGCCGGCGTCGCGGACTGGTTCCGTCAGCTCTGGGCCGAGAGCCTCGGCAAGCGCCTCGACCGCGCGGGGGCGGTGGTGCACGCCGGGCAGACGCCGGTGCGGGCGCTCGGCGCCACCGACCAGCACTCGCAGATCCAGCTCTACATGGAGGGGCCCGCAGACAAGGTGATCACCTTCCTGGGCGTGCGCGGGTACCGGAGGACCGTCCGGATCCCCGCGGCGCCGCCCGGCGACGACGCCCTCGACTACCTCGGCGGCGCGACGATGGACGACCTCATAGGCGCCGAGCAGCGCGCCACCGCCCTCGCCCTCGCGGAGGCGGGCCGCCCCTCGATGACGATCACCCTCGACCGGATCTCGCCGCGCGCGCTGGGGGCGCTCCTGTATCTGTTCCAGATGCAGACCGTCTTCGCCGCGGAACTCAGGGGGATCAACGCCTTCGACCAGCCGGGGGTGGAGCAGGGGAAGCGTCTGACCTGCGCGATGATGGGGCGCCCGGGGTATGGCGCCCTCCGCCGCGGGATCGCCAGGTCGGATCGGCGATGCGCGTCGCGCTGCGCGCTTTCTCTCTGA
- a CDS encoding bifunctional oligoribonuclease/PAP phosphatase NrnA — protein sequence MADWGGIRGIIDAGRRFVVTSHVYPDGDAIGSTLAMLRLLRAMGRSATGVMPSPVPDTYRFLPGAQALRSYRPVHDAVLGAADALFVLDASTNDRLGALDEASRRLRVPRVCIDHHPGNTVDAETRLVDTGACSTAQLIYELYEACGQTIDRSSALALYTGIHTDTVSFNFLGTDAVTHEIAAVLLRQGVDPKSAWLKIYGNESPALLRLAGATLSGLQTAAGGRIAWMAIRERDWRRLRVDPRATESFTRYPLTIRGVGVIVVFCEEERTRVRVSLRALDRTDVGAVARLFDGGGHRTSAGALIYAPLGTVVRRVIGALRRSKGGR from the coding sequence GTGGCGGACTGGGGCGGGATACGCGGGATCATCGACGCCGGCCGGCGTTTCGTCGTGACCAGCCACGTCTACCCCGACGGGGACGCGATCGGGTCCACGCTCGCCATGCTCCGGCTTCTCCGGGCCATGGGCCGGAGCGCGACGGGCGTCATGCCGTCCCCGGTCCCGGACACCTACCGGTTTCTCCCCGGCGCGCAGGCGCTGCGGAGCTACCGGCCCGTCCACGACGCCGTCCTCGGCGCCGCCGACGCCCTCTTCGTGCTCGACGCCAGCACCAACGACCGGCTCGGGGCGCTCGACGAGGCGTCGCGCCGTCTCCGGGTGCCGAGGGTCTGCATCGATCACCACCCCGGCAATACCGTCGACGCGGAGACGCGCCTGGTGGATACCGGAGCCTGCTCGACCGCGCAGCTCATCTACGAGCTCTACGAAGCGTGCGGGCAGACGATCGACCGGTCCTCGGCGCTCGCCCTCTACACCGGCATCCACACCGACACGGTGTCGTTCAATTTCCTCGGGACCGACGCCGTCACGCACGAGATCGCTGCGGTGCTCCTCCGGCAAGGGGTCGACCCGAAATCGGCGTGGCTGAAGATCTACGGGAACGAATCCCCGGCGCTCCTGAGGCTCGCGGGAGCCACCCTGTCGGGGCTCCAAACCGCCGCGGGGGGGCGTATCGCATGGATGGCAATCCGCGAGCGGGATTGGCGGCGGCTGCGCGTCGACCCCAGGGCCACCGAGTCGTTCACTCGCTACCCGCTCACGATACGCGGGGTGGGGGTCATCGTCGTCTTCTGCGAGGAGGAGAGGACGCGCGTGCGGGTCAGCCTCCGGGCGCTCGACCGGACCGACGTGGGTGCCGTCGCGCGTCTGTTCGACGGGGGGGGGCACCGGACCTCGGCGGGGGCGCTGATCTATGCCCCGCTCGGCACGGTGGTTCGGAGGGTCATCGGCGCGCTCCGCCGGAGCAAGGGGGGACGATGA
- the thrS gene encoding threonine--tRNA ligase has translation MDAPVDLSTEQGLETYRHSASHLMAHAVKRLFPQARLAIGPAIADGFYYDFDLDARLTPEDLEKIEEEMRRIAAEDHPFVREEVDRAEAIDLFRKAGERYKVEILEELPEGKVSLYRNGEFADLCRGPHVARTGLLRAFRLLNVAGAYWRGNEKNAMLQRIYGTAWGSDAELEAYLSRLEEAKARDHRRLGRELGLFDVYEEAGAGLVYWHPRGTVLRRIIRNYWEEMHLGRGYQLVTIPHIAHAHLWKTSGHFDFYREHMYTMKVEDEEYVLKPMNCPGHILIYKSAVRSYRDLPIRFAEMGTVYRHERSGVLHGMLRVRGFTQDDAHIFCTPEQLPGEILSVLDLVLEVLRKFGFAGFEIDLSVRDPNRPQDYAGSPESWETAERVLADALKARNLAYRRIEGEAVFYGPKIDIKLLDALGRRWQCSTIQFDFNLPGRFNACYVGRDNARHHVVMVHRALFGSLERFVGALIEQYKGAFPVWLAPVQTVVIPVSEKFLDYAESVRETLAAGGIRAEIDRRNEKMGLKIRDAQLQKIPYMLIVGGRERDAGAVAVRSREAGDQGTMPLAGFISKIHAEAKEG, from the coding sequence ATGGACGCACCAGTAGATCTGTCGACCGAGCAGGGGCTGGAGACCTACCGCCACTCGGCCTCGCACCTGATGGCGCATGCGGTGAAGCGTCTCTTCCCGCAGGCCCGCCTCGCCATCGGCCCTGCCATCGCCGACGGCTTCTATTACGACTTCGACCTCGACGCGCGCCTCACCCCGGAGGACCTCGAGAAGATCGAGGAGGAGATGCGGAGGATCGCCGCCGAGGACCACCCGTTCGTCCGGGAGGAGGTTGACCGGGCGGAGGCGATCGACCTGTTCAGGAAGGCGGGGGAGCGGTACAAGGTCGAGATACTCGAGGAACTTCCCGAGGGGAAGGTGAGCCTCTACCGCAACGGGGAGTTCGCCGACCTGTGCCGGGGGCCGCACGTCGCCAGGACCGGACTCCTCAGGGCGTTCCGCCTCCTCAACGTCGCCGGCGCCTACTGGCGCGGGAACGAGAAGAACGCGATGCTCCAGCGGATCTACGGCACCGCGTGGGGGAGCGATGCGGAGCTCGAGGCGTATCTGTCGAGGCTCGAGGAGGCCAAGGCGCGCGATCACCGGCGCCTCGGCCGGGAGCTGGGCCTGTTCGACGTCTACGAGGAGGCGGGCGCGGGGCTCGTCTACTGGCACCCGCGCGGGACGGTGCTCCGACGCATCATCCGGAACTACTGGGAGGAGATGCACCTCGGGCGGGGGTACCAGCTCGTCACGATTCCGCACATCGCCCACGCCCACCTCTGGAAAACCTCCGGGCACTTCGACTTCTACCGGGAGCATATGTACACGATGAAGGTGGAGGACGAGGAGTACGTCCTCAAGCCGATGAACTGCCCGGGGCATATCCTCATCTACAAGTCGGCGGTGCGGAGCTACCGCGACCTGCCGATCCGTTTCGCCGAGATGGGGACGGTCTACCGGCACGAGCGCTCCGGCGTCCTCCACGGGATGCTCAGGGTGCGCGGCTTCACGCAGGACGACGCCCACATATTCTGCACCCCCGAGCAGCTCCCCGGAGAGATCCTCTCGGTCCTCGACCTGGTGCTCGAGGTGCTGCGGAAGTTCGGCTTCGCGGGGTTCGAGATCGATCTGAGCGTCCGCGACCCGAACAGGCCGCAGGACTACGCCGGCTCCCCGGAGTCGTGGGAGACGGCGGAGCGGGTGCTGGCCGACGCACTCAAGGCGCGGAACCTCGCCTACCGGCGGATCGAGGGGGAGGCGGTCTTCTACGGCCCCAAGATCGACATCAAGCTCCTCGACGCCCTCGGGCGGCGGTGGCAGTGCTCCACCATCCAGTTCGACTTCAACCTGCCCGGCCGGTTCAACGCCTGCTACGTCGGCAGGGACAACGCCAGGCACCACGTCGTGATGGTGCACCGGGCCCTCTTCGGGTCTCTCGAGCGGTTCGTCGGCGCGCTCATCGAGCAGTACAAGGGGGCGTTCCCGGTCTGGCTCGCGCCGGTCCAGACCGTCGTCATCCCGGTCTCCGAGAAGTTCCTCGACTACGCGGAGTCGGTGCGCGAAACGCTCGCCGCGGGAGGGATCCGGGCGGAGATTGACCGCCGCAACGAGAAGATGGGGTTGAAGATACGCGACG
- a CDS encoding TIM barrel protein → MPALSTAWNADGRYTARGLLATLARMGLREIELSYQCGPVEVRDYASACRAMGFRVVSVHNFCPVPENAPAGRARSEALLLSSLDEGERRRAVEATRRSIETAAGLGAGTLILHLGRVEVSCRTRELIGLYRAGLRGTPRWESILGRMRAQRAAKRGPHFSAALRSLDELCGAASDAALALAVENRFYHREIPSYGELREILRRFAGGPVGYWHDIGHAQVMENLGFCRHEEYLDAAGAVLRGFHVHDVLLCRDHLPPPRGMVDFSRFAGRAGARVIELSPVHGAAAVERCVRFLERTFGEPPATARGASNGAQA, encoded by the coding sequence ATGCCGGCCCTGTCCACCGCGTGGAACGCGGACGGGAGGTACACCGCGAGGGGCCTGCTCGCTACGCTGGCGAGGATGGGGCTGCGGGAGATCGAGCTCAGCTACCAGTGCGGCCCCGTGGAGGTGCGCGACTACGCGTCCGCCTGCCGCGCGATGGGGTTCCGGGTGGTGAGCGTCCACAACTTCTGCCCGGTCCCCGAGAACGCCCCCGCGGGGCGGGCGCGGTCGGAGGCGCTCCTGCTCTCGTCCCTCGATGAGGGCGAGCGGAGGCGCGCCGTGGAGGCGACCCGGCGGTCGATCGAGACCGCGGCGGGGCTGGGGGCGGGGACGCTCATACTTCACCTGGGCAGGGTGGAGGTTTCCTGCCGGACGCGGGAGCTGATCGGGCTGTACCGGGCCGGGCTGCGGGGCACGCCCCGATGGGAGTCGATCCTCGGCCGGATGCGCGCGCAGCGCGCGGCGAAGAGGGGGCCGCATTTCAGCGCCGCCCTCCGGAGCCTCGACGAGTTGTGCGGGGCGGCCTCGGACGCGGCCCTGGCGCTGGCGGTCGAGAACAGGTTTTACCATCGGGAGATCCCGTCGTACGGCGAGCTTCGCGAAATCCTTCGCAGGTTCGCCGGTGGCCCCGTGGGCTACTGGCACGATATCGGGCACGCGCAGGTGATGGAGAACCTCGGCTTCTGTCGGCACGAGGAGTATCTCGATGCGGCCGGAGCGGTGTTGAGGGGATTCCACGTGCACGACGTGCTCCTGTGCCGGGACCATCTCCCGCCCCCGCGCGGGATGGTCGACTTCTCGCGGTTCGCAGGACGCGCAGGGGCGCGGGTCATCGAGCTGTCGCCGGTCCACGGGGCGGCGGCGGTTGAGCGGTGCGTGCGTTTTCTGGAGCGGACGTTCGGAGAGCCGCCGGCGACGGCGAGGGGTGCGTCGAATGGCGCGCAGGCATAG